The following proteins come from a genomic window of Acinetobacter baumannii:
- a CDS encoding oxygenase MpaB family protein — protein MQMISPTRLASFNDMQDSNFFTQFLNICCEKPVQPSYTEYVSLQHALYEGDIEMDKVIDWIMQNPKDHRIIFEKILFQGRDELSEPIPTELENFFNYIEQKPEWLDQRQIDEAVKFTHRLGINNGFILRDLSLMAGYLYPGFNQPLILTGALKKEAGTRLAETTKWWVDITEPQGLSRLSAGFTSTIYVRFIHALVRRQLKKSDRWDSEVWGIPLNQFDLAMTNLAFSSVVLLGIRALGIWPTKQEAKSFLHFWRYVGWLMGIDEKWLIQSEPEGWRLLYWMQFAHPRSDHSSIELGLSLSKEPFERKYLHLRSLQQKLAYRQHLELTQFFIGKKRMKLLGLPQQSASWFAYYLIVRNLLLYNGAKLSPKVEKFLSKSGRNIQKLGLTLYQNQGKAKTLASMHQ, from the coding sequence ATGCAAATGATTAGCCCGACTCGACTTGCTTCTTTTAATGACATGCAAGACAGTAATTTCTTTACTCAGTTTTTAAATATCTGTTGTGAAAAACCAGTACAACCAAGCTATACGGAATATGTGTCTTTACAACATGCCCTTTATGAAGGGGATATTGAAATGGACAAGGTGATTGATTGGATTATGCAAAATCCCAAAGATCACCGAATAATTTTTGAGAAGATATTATTTCAAGGCCGTGATGAACTCTCTGAGCCTATACCTACTGAGTTAGAGAATTTCTTTAATTACATTGAACAAAAGCCTGAATGGTTAGATCAGCGCCAAATCGATGAGGCTGTTAAATTTACCCATCGTTTAGGAATAAATAATGGTTTTATTCTTAGAGATTTATCCTTAATGGCGGGATATTTATATCCAGGATTTAATCAACCCCTAATTTTAACGGGTGCATTAAAAAAAGAAGCGGGAACACGTTTAGCAGAAACCACAAAATGGTGGGTGGATATTACTGAACCCCAAGGGCTTTCTCGTTTGAGTGCAGGTTTTACGTCAACGATTTATGTTCGCTTTATTCATGCACTCGTTCGCCGGCAATTAAAAAAGTCTGACCGTTGGGATAGTGAGGTTTGGGGAATTCCTCTTAATCAATTTGATTTAGCAATGACTAATTTGGCTTTTAGCAGTGTCGTTTTACTCGGTATTAGAGCTTTAGGTATATGGCCAACAAAACAAGAGGCAAAGAGTTTTTTACATTTCTGGCGTTATGTTGGTTGGTTAATGGGTATTGATGAAAAATGGCTTATTCAGTCTGAACCTGAGGGTTGGAGGTTACTTTACTGGATGCAGTTTGCTCATCCCCGCTCCGATCACAGCAGTATTGAATTAGGATTGAGCTTGTCGAAAGAACCTTTTGAGAGAAAATATCTGCATTTACGCTCTTTACAGCAGAAACTTGCTTATCGACAACATTTAGAACTTACCCAATTTTTTATTGGTAAGAAAAGAATGAAACTACTCGGATTGCCTCAGCAATCTGCCTCATGGTTTGCTTATTATTTAATTGTGCGTAATTTACTACTTTATAATGGCGCAAAGCTTTCACCAAAAGTTGAAAAGTTTTTATCTAAATCAGGCCGTAATATACAAAAACTTGGCTTAACGCTTTATCAGAATCAAGGTAAGGCAAAAACCTTAGCAAGTATGCATCAATAA
- a CDS encoding LysM peptidoglycan-binding domain-containing protein, whose amino-acid sequence MKKVFDGMVNFHALGIKKHLLALALCTGVTIGTIAEVHATSPNHNPPSLKSNAPNVYVVKRGDTLWDISGHFLNKPWRWPEIWASNQHVKNPHWIYPGDRLLLCNLDGRPLVGKDEGDGCVGIIRRYTGQTTNLQPQVRVEALNNSVPVIPLEHIKQWLENSTILPADSITNTPYIVGTADQRVLAGKGQTIYARGQGLINGQRYAVYREGEPYYFTDNKGKKHSLGIELLQVASGVAVSSEKDITTLELTDSYNAEVRRGDRVMPEEQATLPTLFYPVDAKQVTDSGKIIRVMGSIGRAAKNSVVTLDRGTTQGVQVGQVFDITQQGESIRDPKTKEVIQLPGQQIGSLMVFRTFDQLSYAYVLESDLPIKVGSSIQPPQFND is encoded by the coding sequence ATGAAAAAGGTTTTTGACGGCATGGTTAATTTTCATGCCTTGGGGATAAAGAAGCATTTACTTGCTTTGGCGCTCTGTACAGGTGTCACAATCGGTACGATAGCAGAGGTTCATGCAACCAGTCCGAACCATAATCCACCCTCACTTAAAAGTAATGCACCCAATGTATATGTTGTAAAACGTGGGGATACTTTATGGGATATTTCAGGACATTTTCTAAATAAACCATGGCGTTGGCCTGAAATCTGGGCGAGCAACCAACATGTTAAAAATCCACACTGGATCTATCCGGGTGACCGATTACTATTATGTAACCTAGATGGGCGTCCTTTAGTCGGTAAAGATGAGGGCGATGGTTGTGTCGGTATTATTCGCCGCTATACAGGTCAAACCACAAACCTACAACCACAAGTTCGCGTCGAAGCATTAAATAATAGCGTTCCGGTTATTCCACTTGAACATATTAAACAGTGGTTAGAGAACAGTACTATTTTACCAGCCGACTCAATTACCAACACACCTTATATTGTTGGTACAGCCGATCAACGTGTTCTTGCAGGAAAAGGCCAGACTATTTATGCACGAGGACAAGGCTTAATTAATGGGCAGCGTTATGCAGTCTACCGAGAAGGTGAACCTTACTATTTCACAGACAATAAAGGTAAAAAGCATAGTTTAGGGATTGAGTTACTACAGGTTGCTTCAGGTGTTGCGGTATCTTCTGAAAAAGATATTACTACATTAGAACTAACAGATAGTTATAACGCTGAAGTTCGTCGTGGTGATCGTGTTATGCCTGAAGAGCAAGCTACTTTGCCAACATTATTTTACCCAGTAGATGCGAAGCAAGTGACGGATAGTGGCAAGATTATTCGTGTCATGGGTTCAATTGGTAGAGCTGCAAAAAATAGTGTAGTGACTTTGGACCGCGGTACAACCCAAGGCGTTCAAGTAGGCCAAGTTTTTGATATTACCCAACAAGGTGAATCAATTCGCGACCCTAAAACCAAAGAAGTAATTCAACTTCCTGGCCAACAAATTGGCAGTCTAATGGTTTTTAGAACTTTTGATCAGCTAAGTTATGCTTATGTTTTAGAGAGCGATTTACCAATTAAGGTTGGTTCAAGCATTCAGCCACCTCAATTTAATGATTAA
- a CDS encoding L-threonylcarbamoyladenylate synthase: MITTSVTEAAECLQQGQVLAYPTEAVWGLGCDPFNEQAFQKILELKQRPIEKGVILLAGHISQVEHLLTSLPQTTQQEIIDCWTNHQPSERATTWLLPADQHIPSWIKGEHPLVAVRVTTHPLCVALCNAFHGFIVSTSANPSGQEPAHSLQDACQYFGSQLNYLNGDLGQSQQPSRIINALTGEVIRP, translated from the coding sequence ATGATTACGACCTCAGTGACCGAAGCAGCCGAATGTTTACAACAAGGTCAAGTTTTGGCATATCCAACTGAGGCAGTCTGGGGACTAGGCTGTGATCCATTTAATGAACAAGCTTTTCAAAAAATTCTTGAATTGAAACAGCGTCCTATTGAAAAGGGCGTCATTTTATTGGCTGGCCATATTAGTCAAGTAGAACATCTACTAACTTCCTTACCGCAAACTACTCAGCAAGAAATTATTGATTGCTGGACAAACCATCAACCATCAGAAAGAGCCACAACTTGGCTATTACCTGCTGATCAACACATCCCCTCATGGATTAAAGGCGAGCATCCTCTTGTTGCAGTACGTGTAACGACACATCCTTTATGTGTCGCTTTATGCAATGCTTTTCATGGTTTTATTGTATCGACGAGTGCCAACCCTAGTGGACAAGAACCTGCACATTCTTTACAAGATGCCTGCCAATACTTTGGTTCACAATTAAACTATCTCAATGGTGATTTAGGCCAAAGCCAACAGCCAAGCCGCATCATTAACGCCTTAACTGGTGAAGTGATACGTCCTTAA
- a CDS encoding DUF2946 family protein — MVFRSGLLLACAAVFLQIAVFLQPLLPKQYQIAPVCETITRALLKPKAQSEAMSHAMHHSHHQHHIEQAQVPDHHDHHDANHQCQYCTVYANLVLPPEFGVKEVLVRIQVRLVAYQQAFRHVYFALQRLFLLPQGRAPPLFA, encoded by the coding sequence TTGGTTTTTCGTAGTGGTTTGCTGCTTGCCTGTGCAGCAGTATTTTTACAGATTGCGGTATTTCTACAGCCGCTATTACCGAAGCAATATCAAATTGCTCCGGTCTGTGAAACTATTACCCGTGCTTTGCTTAAACCTAAAGCACAGTCGGAAGCCATGTCACATGCCATGCACCATTCACATCACCAGCATCATATCGAACAGGCACAAGTACCTGACCATCATGATCACCATGATGCGAACCATCAGTGTCAATATTGTACCGTTTATGCCAATCTGGTTTTACCACCTGAATTTGGCGTAAAAGAGGTGCTTGTTCGTATACAAGTTCGCTTAGTCGCGTATCAACAAGCTTTCCGGCATGTTTACTTTGCGCTACAGCGACTTTTCCTACTCCCGCAAGGACGTGCGCCGCCTCTATTTGCATAA
- the def gene encoding peptide deformylase produces MALLPILSFPDPRLRTIAKPVEEVTDEIRQLAADMFETMYAAPGIGLAASQVDRHIQLIVMDLSESKDEPMVFINPKVTPLTEETQPYEEGCLSVPQIYDKVDRPSRVKIEAINLEGQAFEIEADGLLAVCIQHEMDHLNGKLFVDYLSPLKRQRAREKVEKIVRQREREKVAVKR; encoded by the coding sequence ATGGCCTTATTACCTATTTTAAGTTTTCCTGATCCCCGTCTTCGTACCATTGCTAAGCCCGTTGAAGAAGTTACTGATGAAATTCGTCAACTTGCAGCAGATATGTTTGAAACCATGTATGCGGCACCAGGTATCGGTTTAGCAGCTTCTCAGGTCGATCGTCATATTCAGCTTATCGTCATGGATTTGTCTGAATCTAAAGATGAACCTATGGTTTTCATTAACCCCAAAGTAACTCCGCTGACTGAAGAGACGCAGCCGTACGAAGAAGGCTGTCTATCAGTGCCACAAATATACGACAAAGTTGATCGCCCGTCACGCGTGAAAATTGAGGCAATTAACCTTGAAGGTCAAGCATTTGAGATAGAAGCTGACGGACTTCTCGCTGTTTGTATCCAACATGAAATGGATCACTTAAATGGCAAATTGTTTGTGGATTATTTGTCGCCACTTAAGCGTCAGCGTGCGCGTGAAAAAGTCGAAAAAATTGTTCGCCAACGCGAACGTGAAAAAGTTGCGGTAAAACGTTAA
- a CDS encoding TonB-dependent copper receptor: MPHSKFLLQPLWVAMLAVSHSGLVFAESEKNDAETNTLHSLAPIVVTAQQGNDANGLIVHADPKQPIQPVPATDGADYLQSIMGFNSIQSGGTNGDVTFRGMFGSRIKILTDGTENLGACPNRMDAPTSYISPESYDRISVIKGPQTVQYANTGSAATVLFERQPEKLTSEKPYRGQASVLLGSYGRIDHNVEAAIGDEKKYIRLNANRSESNSYQDGDGNTVPSAWKKWNADVALGFTPDENTWVEITGGKSDGESLYAGRSMDGSQFARESLGLRFEKKNITDVIKKIEGQVNYSYNDHIMDNFSLRTPPLVEMNHGGMTMLMPNAMAMQVTRRTLNSRLAMTSEWNKWSLTTGVDSQFNKHGGSMSSPTMPSMNVPYRQDMRFQSYGAFGELGYQWNDQNKLVTGARLDRVTVEDERTDSQAKGFNTKLEKTLPSAFVRWENQHPEHDLKSYIGLGYVERMPDYWELFSPKHGNAGSTNTFNGVNPEKTLQLDLGFQQQHGALNTWASAYAGLVDDYILMSYHHHPSMGMDGHDMSHDITAGAKNVDATIAGAEAGIGYQFTDRIQADLSAMYAWGKNTTDDKPLPQISPLEGRLNIRYVADKYNLGLLWRAVAEQKRVSLHQGNIVGYDLKPSKGFSTLSLNGSYNLRKDIDVSVGIDNVLDKTYTEHLNKAGSAGFGFASEEQFNNIGRNYWVRMSMKF; encoded by the coding sequence ATGCCACATTCTAAATTTTTACTACAACCTTTATGGGTTGCGATGCTTGCTGTCTCTCATTCGGGTCTAGTGTTTGCCGAATCAGAAAAAAATGATGCCGAAACCAACACACTTCATTCATTAGCACCTATTGTTGTTACAGCACAGCAAGGCAATGATGCAAACGGTTTGATCGTACACGCAGATCCAAAGCAACCGATTCAGCCAGTCCCTGCCACAGATGGCGCAGACTATCTGCAAAGTATTATGGGTTTTAATTCAATTCAAAGCGGTGGAACAAATGGTGATGTGACATTCCGAGGTATGTTTGGTTCACGTATTAAAATTCTAACGGATGGCACAGAGAACTTGGGCGCCTGCCCAAACCGAATGGATGCTCCAACTTCTTATATTTCACCAGAAAGTTATGACCGGATTTCTGTGATTAAGGGACCACAAACGGTTCAATATGCCAATACTGGTTCAGCTGCAACAGTTCTATTTGAACGTCAGCCTGAAAAGCTTACTTCTGAAAAACCTTATCGCGGTCAAGCGAGTGTCTTGCTAGGTTCATATGGGCGTATTGACCATAATGTTGAAGCGGCCATTGGCGATGAGAAAAAATATATCCGTTTAAATGCCAACCGTTCAGAATCGAATAGTTATCAAGATGGTGATGGCAATACCGTGCCATCAGCATGGAAAAAGTGGAATGCTGATGTAGCGCTTGGCTTTACTCCAGATGAAAACACGTGGGTCGAAATCACGGGTGGGAAATCTGATGGTGAATCGCTTTATGCTGGACGTTCAATGGATGGTTCTCAGTTTGCGCGTGAAAGTTTAGGGCTTCGTTTTGAAAAGAAAAATATCACTGATGTGATCAAGAAAATTGAAGGGCAAGTGAACTATAGCTATAACGACCATATTATGGATAACTTTAGCTTGCGTACACCACCATTAGTTGAAATGAATCATGGTGGTATGACCATGCTGATGCCAAATGCAATGGCCATGCAAGTGACACGCCGTACATTAAACTCACGTTTGGCAATGACTTCTGAATGGAACAAATGGAGTTTGACCACAGGCGTTGACTCTCAATTTAATAAACATGGTGGCAGCATGTCATCGCCAACAATGCCTTCTATGAATGTTCCATATCGTCAAGATATGCGTTTTCAATCATACGGCGCTTTTGGTGAACTTGGTTATCAATGGAACGATCAAAATAAGCTGGTTACAGGTGCACGTTTAGATCGAGTCACAGTTGAAGATGAACGTACTGATTCTCAAGCAAAAGGCTTTAACACGAAGCTTGAAAAGACTTTGCCAAGCGCATTTGTTCGCTGGGAAAATCAACATCCTGAGCATGACCTAAAAAGTTATATTGGTTTAGGTTATGTAGAGCGTATGCCTGATTATTGGGAACTTTTCTCGCCTAAACATGGTAATGCGGGTTCAACCAATACTTTTAACGGTGTGAATCCTGAGAAAACACTACAGTTGGACCTGGGTTTTCAGCAACAACATGGTGCTTTAAACACATGGGCTTCTGCCTATGCAGGTTTAGTAGATGACTACATATTAATGAGTTACCACCATCACCCAAGTATGGGAATGGATGGACATGATATGAGCCATGATATTACTGCGGGAGCCAAAAATGTCGATGCAACCATCGCTGGTGCAGAAGCGGGTATTGGGTACCAATTCACTGACCGTATTCAGGCAGATTTGAGTGCGATGTATGCGTGGGGCAAAAACACCACAGATGACAAACCTCTACCTCAAATTTCACCTTTAGAAGGTCGTTTAAATATTCGCTATGTGGCTGACAAATATAACTTAGGTCTGTTATGGCGAGCTGTTGCTGAGCAAAAACGTGTGAGTCTACATCAAGGTAATATCGTGGGATATGACCTAAAACCAAGTAAAGGTTTTTCAACACTTTCTTTAAACGGAAGTTATAACCTTCGTAAAGATATTGATGTCTCTGTTGGCATTGATAATGTATTAGATAAGACCTATACCGAACACTTAAATAAAGCGGGTAGTGCAGGCTTTGGATTTGCGAGCGAAGAGCAGTTTAACAATATCGGAAGAAATTACTGGGTTCGTATGAGTATGAAGTTTTAA
- the dprA gene encoding DNA-processing protein DprA: MLTQLSSHHYHTLKVWYLVQHSLVSFKKIIDYFGNCEKATQPDGLAKWSSLGLHANHLKRVNEFQTPQGQAQFEQLVQQVRQHTDFILTPDDSGYPTQLLPYTDHPPIIFGKGQAQALLQPQIAIVGSRKPSPHGRQVAYDFAYYLSEKGFFISSGLAYGIDEAAHQGASTHQRTIAVTGTGLDTTYPAQNKKLAEHILAQNGAIITEFLPGTPPLQQHFPRRNRIVSGLSLGVLVVEATLKSGSLITANKAAEQGKTVFAIPGHIYSEFHQGCHQLIREGAILIDHPEQIIEDLALPTQWQSQQQNQTEEANTNTPEIPEHLIDLYQSLDWVGQNIDQLVVHHNIPVSELTSSLMELELLGLCMQQSGLYLRCRS, translated from the coding sequence ATGCTCACTCAACTTTCTTCACACCACTACCACACACTTAAAGTGTGGTATTTGGTGCAGCACTCTTTAGTCAGCTTTAAAAAAATTATTGATTATTTTGGAAATTGTGAAAAAGCCACTCAACCTGATGGTTTAGCAAAGTGGTCCTCTCTGGGGCTACATGCTAATCACTTAAAGCGTGTAAACGAATTTCAAACGCCCCAAGGTCAAGCGCAGTTTGAACAACTTGTACAACAAGTTCGTCAGCATACGGATTTTATTTTAACGCCGGATGACTCTGGCTATCCCACTCAATTACTTCCTTATACAGATCACCCACCTATTATTTTTGGGAAAGGTCAAGCGCAAGCTTTATTGCAACCTCAAATTGCGATTGTCGGTAGCCGAAAGCCAAGCCCACATGGACGACAGGTCGCTTATGATTTTGCTTACTACTTAAGTGAAAAGGGCTTTTTCATTAGTAGTGGTCTGGCTTATGGCATTGATGAAGCCGCTCATCAAGGTGCATCTACTCATCAACGTACCATTGCAGTGACGGGTACGGGCTTAGACACTACTTATCCAGCTCAAAATAAAAAACTTGCAGAACATATTTTGGCTCAAAACGGCGCCATTATTACTGAGTTTTTACCGGGTACACCGCCATTACAACAGCATTTTCCACGTAGAAACCGAATTGTCAGCGGTTTGAGTTTAGGCGTTTTGGTGGTAGAAGCGACATTAAAAAGTGGCTCACTCATCACGGCCAATAAAGCTGCTGAACAAGGTAAAACCGTATTCGCGATTCCGGGCCATATTTATAGCGAGTTTCATCAAGGATGCCATCAACTTATCCGTGAAGGTGCAATTTTAATCGACCATCCTGAACAGATTATTGAGGATCTTGCTTTACCAACCCAATGGCAAAGTCAGCAACAAAATCAAACTGAAGAAGCTAATACGAATACTCCAGAAATTCCTGAGCATTTGATTGACCTTTATCAGTCTTTAGACTGGGTGGGACAAAATATTGACCAACTTGTAGTTCACCATAATATTCCAGTTTCTGAACTGACCTCTTCACTAATGGAACTAGAACTACTCGGTTTATGTATGCAACAATCAGGGCTGTATTTACGTTGTCGTTCTTAG